AACGTATGCACCGCAGGTCATTCAGCGACATGGCATAATTCGGCACATATCTTCCGTCCATGATATCTATATGGAAGGAATCTATCCCTCCCTCATCAAGCGCCTCTACCTCCCGCTGCAGATTACGATAATCTGCGCACATCATAGAGGCCATCAGCTGAAAACTCATATACCTCAGTCCCTTCTTGCCCCTAAGAGGCCGCAATAATAAAATCAAAAACAATAACAATTAAGGAAGAAACTCCATCAAGGCTACATTATAAAAAATGTCATCAGCCAAATCCCACATTATTTTTTCTTCATCATCTGCAAAATCAGTTGGAGAATCTATACATACCTCTCTTCCTTCATATTTTGAATTGCTACTATCTTCACCTCGGAAGCGAATAATATAGTCAGCACTGTTTATTGTTTCATCAGCAATTATTGCCTCATCAGCCAAAGCCAATTTTTTAAGTGCACCCAAAAGATAATGATTATGCGATGGAACTATAAACTTTGCATTCATTATCTTCTTTAGTTCCGGAAAGCATCCACACACAACTTCAACCGTACGATTCTTTATAGCCTTGCCTTCGTTTTCAAATGAGAAAGAACCATCTATCTTATGGAAAATAAAAGCTAGCTGCCCCCAAAACAAATGCCTAAGGTGATTATAATTCTTGTCCAGAGTCCTGTCTAATTCAAATCTTTTATATAGTGCCATCAAAGCATCTGGAAAAAAAGACAAAGCCTTAAAATTGTTTATTGTACTGTCTGTTCTATTCCTTAGATAATAATACAACCCTTGAGGTACATAATAAATTGATTTTGCTTTTGAAACAACATAAGGAATTGTTGCAAGATCTTCATATGGATAGTCCGGTTGCTCCACGCCATATGATGTAAGCAAGCTTCTGCGATAAACTTTTCCGCACATAAATGTGCGAATCCTGCCCAAAACATTTCTTTCATTTGCAATATCTACAATCCCAGCTGGCAACCTTATCCTCGATATTTTTTGACTAATCATTGAGTTATCTGCGTATGCAAATACCATATCGCACAATATTATATCATGCTTGCCATATTCTGTCCCTTTGAGCATGAGTTCAATATACTTAGGATGCCACCAGTCATCCGCATCTAAAAAGGTAATATATTCTGATGCAGCCATCCTGACACCAAGATTACGCGCAGCTCCTTGTCCCATATTTTTTTGGCTTACCACGGTGATACGCTCGTCCCGCCGCTTCCATTTCATGCATTTTTCCATAGAATTATCAGTAGAGCCATCATCTATCATAATGATTTTATAATCCTTATATGTTTGGTTCATCAATGATTCAAGGCATTTATCCAGATATTTACTCATATTATATACAGGAATAATAACTGTAATTATATCCATAAATACCTCCATATGTATCCTACATATTCATACAAGCAATAACATCTTCATCCATCAGTATTACATCTTTAAACCCTTCATTTATTAACATATCTGCAATTTCATATTTATATCTGTCGCTCACAGCCACAAGCATAGTTTCATCTTTCTGGATTCCAGCATCACTTATGGCGACAATTTCCACCCCATAGATACTTTCATGCCGTTCCGTATGCGTAACAACCACCTTATCTGGAACAAGCCCCTCCTTCTTTAACATTCTCATAGCTTTTTGTGCAACCAATCCTGCGCCGTATATACAAAAACCTCTATGAGCCAAGTAATCTATAATTTTATCAGCAATGAAAATATTACTTCTATGCTTGATGAAAGTGTCTACACTGAATTGCTTTGAAAAGTGTTTTGCTTTAATTACCTCCATCAAAGCCTCAGCATTTTTCCACGAGGAAAAGTCAGCCAGGACTGAATCGTCCACACTGCTGAAATCTTTTATGAATCGCTGATAAAATTCATCCTTATAATCAGATGAAATTCTCCTCAGATTCCAGCAATAAATAGAATGCTTCACTTCACATAGTTTCGCAAGAATCGAAACAGGGAAATCCCTATCTTTTAAATATGCATTTAAATTGTCAAATTCATCACACACGCAGAAAATTTTATTATTACTGTTCACAGATGAATCTGCATTATCCACACGGTAATGCAGGAATGCTTCAGGTGTCAGACAAATTGATTTTGCCATCATAATGCACTTGAAATAAAACGCTGTATCCTGGTATGATGCCCCAGAAGTTTCGTTGAAGAGTATGCCATTCTTGATCAAGAAATCTCTTCTATATATTCCCGACCAAATACTCGGTGAGCAATAGAGCAGCTCACTATTATCCAACAGACTAAGAGGTCGCCTCATTTTGCAGCCATGCAGATTGTTGATGTACACGTCAGTATCATTGAGATTCTCAAAATAGTTGGATTTCACAACATCACAACCATGCTGGCTTGCAAGCGAGTAAAGATGCTCAAACATGCCAGCATCAACATAGTCATCACTTTCCACTATACCTATGTAGTCACCTGTTGCCAGAGAAATCCCCCTGTTCAGTGAGTTGCCATAGCCAGTATTTTTTTTGTCTATAATATGCATATTGGCAAATCTTACTTCGTACTCTCGCAATATTTCCAAAGACATATCTGTGGAGCCATCATTTATGCATATGATTTCAATATCAGACAAGGTTTGAGACAGGACACTATCCAGACATTGCCTGAGAAATCTTGATGTGTTATAAACTGGCATCAAGATTGAAATTTTAGGCATAGCGCCCCCCTCCTTATCCTTTGCCGTATTTAGCTGGATTCTTCATGACATCTAATATTCTGCCTGCAACACGCTCCGAAGCATGGCCATCATCATAGGTCCCATATTTTCCAAACCATTCATCAAGTCTTTTTTGATAAACATCACCATCAAAAGCCAATATTTCATTACAGAGTTCCTCTGTAGTATGGCCTTTAGGATATGGATAATTATCTGGAAACACATAAAAACCCTGATACTTCTCTTCATATTCTTCCGCATCGTGATAGTATAAAAATACTGGCTTACGTTTTAATGAGAAATCCCACATAGATGAAGAATAGTCTGTAACCAATATATCAATCGCCGACAGCAATTCCTGCATATCGGGATAATAAGTTACATCAATTCCATTTTGCTGATATGAAGATATATCGACATATCTATAAACATAATTATGAAATCTATACATAACAACAAATTCTGAAGCAAATCGTTTTTCAGCTGCTTCACGGATCAGTGAAAGATCTATATCATAAATCTCTTGCAACCTGTCAGTGTCTCTGCTTTCCATAAGCTCATTCCTGAATGTAGGTGCATAAAGAATGATTTTCTTTTCTTTTCCTATATTATATCTATCCTTAATTGCATCCTCAAATGATACTCCTTTGAAAAAAATATCATTTCTCGGGTATCCCCAATCTTCTATCACACCATCATATAAAAAGGAGTTTCGATACACCTCATGACAAAAATTTGAGCCTGCTATCATTACATCAGCACCACTCCACCGTCGTTTTACAACCTCCTTGTCATTTCCAGCTTTCGCTCTGTGCAGAGGGCTATCCCACTCAAGTCGTTTTGAAGGCCCCATGCCATGCCAAGTATATATATAATATTGATTTTTTTGCTTAAATTTGCAACTGCTCGGCGAATTTACATTTGTTACCAAGAGTCTCGACCTGCTCATCACCATATAATATTCATAAGAACCAATTATTATCGGCTCAATCCATTCTGGCAACGCTGTGTTTTCTTCTTTTAGCACCCAATAAACCTTTATATCCTTATCCCTCTTATGCACCTCCTCTATGATATATTTGCACTGATCATAATATCCCATACCCCAAAAATTCCACACAACAATTTGATTATACAATTTTCCTTCTTCAGAAAAAAAAGCAAATAAATCAGCTTCCATATCTTCAAAATCCAAATCTGTCAATTGAATATTCTCTGCCCCAAGCATATCCAATTCATTTATAATGCCATGCGAAATGTCCTGCGATACAGCAATGTACACCATTTCCCTATTCAAATAAGTTTTTATATCCTGAAGCCCATATACACGACATCCACAAAATACCGTTTCCCCTTCTGCTTTATCAGTTACAACAATCCCTTTGACTCGATTCTCCATTTTGTTCATTTGAAGCCAGCTCATAAAGATTCTGGCGTAATGTCCTGCTCCATATACATAAAATCTATCTGGAAGAATTTCAACTGTCATGGTTTCTCCTTTGCAAAACGAAAATCAAAGCTTTTTCAAACTGGTTTCCCTAATGATTTTAACCGTATGATCAAAACCTCTATAAGCATCAAAACAGCCACTCCAGCCCAGGGCAATCAAGGCAGAGGCATCCAGGGAAGAATTCAGCATGGGATTGAACCCCCGTTTCTCCTTCTCACTTGGCAGTTCAGTACGAACCTCGCACCCCCCGGCTTTGGCCAAAATCTCCGCCATCTGCCTGATGGTGATGACAGACTCAATGTTTGAGATATTGTAGGCCTGCAAAGCCTTGCCTCTGAGCAGCACTTTGAGGATAGCCGTCACACAGTCCAGCACATAGCAATAGCTCCTGATCTGCGAGCCGTCGCTCTTCATGACGATATTCTCCCCCCTGGCTGCCGCATAAGCCCAGGCAGAAGAAACCCTGTTATCCGATTCCCGAGCCGTAGGTCCGTAAATATGCCCCGGTCTTACTATCACCGAATCCACGCCCCACTCAGCCCCGTAAGACACACACAGCGTCTCTGCAGCTCTTTTCCCCACGGCATAAGAACTGCGCGGCTGCAAAAGGTCTACATATCCATAGTCTGTGGTCTTGAAAGGCTCATTGCTCTCCGAGCGGCCATAAACCTCAGAACTGGAAATATACAGAAGCCTTTTGATGTGATTTGCCCTGGCATATTCCAGCAGGCTATATGTGCCCATGAAATTCCCCAGCATGGTTTCCACCGGTTCGCTGACAATCTTATTGGGCGAAGCATTCCCCGCGCCGTGGATGATATAGTCGCAGGTGATATCACCCTTCAGTTCCCCTGATACCGCATCGAAGACCACCACATCAAACCAAGACCTGTCAAGCAATGGCGCGAATCTCGCCCTCACTCCCGCTTCCATCCGGCCTGTGGCAATGATGGCTATCTTCGTCTCATGGGTATCATTCCACCTGGCCAGCAATTCTATCAGTGCCGAACAGATAAGACCGGTGCTGCCTGTCACCAATACCCTGCTGCCTGCCAGTTCCACCAGTTCCGGCAAAGTCTGCAGCACTTCATCGATATCTGCTATCCATTGCTTATTATTATAAAGTTCCATATTATCCCTTATTATCCCTTCAACCAATCAGAACGCTTCGCCATCAGGAGGGCCTTGAAGATATCTATATCCTCCACGGTAGTCAACTTGATATTTTTCTCGGAGCCTCTGGAGAAGTACACTTTCTCTCCCATCTCTACCTTCAGCGTGCATGAAGCCACAGAATTGGTAATCCCCGCCTCCAAGGCCCTCCTGTGAAGATCACAGATCTCACCAAGCCTGAAGGCTTGCGGCGTCTGTGTCCGCTTCAGATTATCACGCGGATATAGAGCCGAGGACTCTATCCCATCTTCAGTCCGAAGCATAGCCTCTGCACAAGGAATGACTGTGATGGCATTACCATACTCCCTGCACACACGGATATTATCTGAAATAATTTCCGCCGAGACCATTGGCCTGATGGCATCATGGATCAGGACGATATCATCTGCCGCATGATGCTTCTCCAACTCGAACACGCCGTTGCGTATAGAGTCCTGACCGTTTTTCCCACCTTTCATAACATATTTTAGCTTATTGATATTGAACTGCTTCGCATAAGCCCACAGGACATTCTCCCAACTCTCAACGCAAACTACTGCAATCTCGTCTATCTCAGGATGCTTCTCAAAAGCTTCCAGCGTATAGACGATGACAGGTCGTTCATTGACAGTAAGGAACTGTTTGGGTATATCCTGCTTCATGCGGCTACCAGAGCCGCCGGCTATCAAAAGTGCTATATTAGCCATTCTCACACCTCTAATTTTTCAAGTAGATCAACGTTCATATCAATCACATTCAAATTCTCACTCATCAATCTGCTCTTGATTTTTTCTCTTTGTATATCATCATAAATACTTATAACAAATGATTTTTCATGAATATCACTATCTCTAAGCCATATATCAATGCTCTTTACAGGTACATCGTATGAGTACTCTACATTCTTCTCCATACAAGTTACACTAAATCCATCCACTTTTATCTCATACTTTTTTAACAATCCAAAAAGTCTATTTCCATAATCTCCAGCACCGTATATTACTATTTTTCTCTTAACACATTTATCTATAAATTTTTTTTCACAACTATTAAAATCCTCCATTTTACGCCTGTAATAACCCTCCTTCAAAAAAACACTTTTTTCACTATCACTAACCGAACAAAGAACCCACTTCTGCATCCGATCTAATTTTTCTTGTAAAATAGATGGATTATATTTATATATTTGCAAAAGTTTCAATTCATTCATATGTAAAACATCTAATGTATTTTCTTGCAGAGCATCGTTATTATTTTCATATCCGATTCTCATCAAATCAACCGAAGCACTTAAATAATCAACAATATCCTTCACACGATAATCCTTTTTATGGATTCCTTTTCTATAACAATATACATATTGTTTAATCACATAAAACCTTTCCGCATTTGACAAAGCGATTGCCAAAAATACAGGATCTTCCCAATTATCATAATAAGGAAACCGCACATTATTCCTTAATAAAAATAACCTATTGTAAATAAAGCGCGTAAAACCATACGGATTTCCGTATGTATCAAACGACTTCTCCTCATTCCTAATAAATATAGGAACCTTGTTAAAAGGATACTTCACCCCCTTTACCCATTCCTTTTCAAACTGTATTATATTCCCACCACAGATGGAGACTTTATTAACTTCCGCATTCACATATAATGTTTCTAAAACAGACGAATCGCATAATATATCATCTCCATCCACAAACATTATATATTTGCCACAAGCAATTTCTATACCGGCATTTCTTGCAAAAGATACGCCTTCATGCGAATGTTTCAACAGTTTTATCCTATAATCCTTTTTTATAACTTCTTCAACAATACTGATAGTTTTGTCAAAAGAACCATCATCGATGCACAAAATTTCAATATCATACAGCGTCTGATTTATAATACTGCCTAAGCATTCTTCTATATACATTTCCACATTATACATAGGTATAATTATGCTAATGCAAATGTTCATTTAGCATCACCTAACCTCTTGAAATATCCACCATGTTTTCATAAAACATAACACCTTTCAATTTTTCCTCATCCAAAAACTACTCCCAACATCAGAAACCCCACCGCGTTCTTTCTCATATTCATCTTTGTGATATTTACCAATGTAATCCTCCCAAAAAAGCAACTCATAGTTCGGATTATCCATTAGCAGTGCATGTAGCAAAAATGCCTCTGTATATGGACGGCCACTTTTTATCCATGCTGATGGATACTCAAACGGATAGAAGATGTCATGAACGTGTATAATTACACCTTTCTTCAAACGAGGAAGAATTTGCAAAAACTCCATCACAACATCCCCACCACTTCTCAAAACGTGTGAGGAATCTATAAATAGCACATCGTCTTTCTCGAGTTCATCAAACACACTCAAATCGATGTTCTGTACAAAGTCATCGACTATCTTTAATTTCTGCTCATCTCCCTTCTTCATAATTGAATATAATCTATTTGGATAAGGTTCTATACAGGTCATATCAGCACTGCAATCCCAAAACTCAATAGTATCAAGCGCTACAGCAGTAGAATAACCACTACCAATCTCAATTATCCTTTTAGGATTGTAATGCCTTATCATAGAGTGATATACAATGGCATCTCCATATTCGAACATATCATTATGTCTATACCTAAAAAATTTATCACTATAATGTTTATAAAATTCTTTAGCAAAAGCACCTATCACTTTCATGAACGCAAGTTGGCCTTCTATATTCATTGCAACATTCTTTATTGAATTACCTCTCCACTTTTTAGATAGTTCGCACTCCATTTTATTTGCATAAGGCGATTCATAAAAGTTAAACGGTTTTGCCGCTTTATAATCCATATCATCAGTAAACTCTGGATGAAAATGATACATCCACTCTATTTCATTCATATATAAAACATTTTTAAAAACCTCTGACACCTCATTTCTAATAGCATCAAGTTCCTGCTTAGAAAGATTCGGACTTATAATACACACGTAATCATTGCCTTTTTCCAAACTTCCTAAACCAATTGTCATTAAACCTTTGAACTTCTTTCCTACCACTCTATCAACAACACACTTAACTACATATCCATTTTCACTTAATATATCAAACAAGAGTTCACCACGATCCCCCGCACCATAAATTGCTACCCCGTTTTGTCTCATCTTATGTATTAGATTTCCATAAAACACTTCGTCCATAATACTCTCCTCATCCATGCTTCTATTAAGTTAATCGTTCAGATTTAACCCTCTTTGCAAGCTGCATAAGCAAGCGTTCAATCTCACTGAAAGTCCTTTCTTCTTCTGATAATAACCCTGGCTGATTTAAACGAATAGCTACTGAAAAAACATTCTCCCACACTTTCATAAGGTTGACCTTTGAAAACACTTCCAAACTTGATTTTGCTTCACTAGAAAGTTGCTTTCGAAGCTCACTGTCACTAAGTATTCTCACCAAAGCATCCGCAGCCCCTTTCTGGTCATTCTGTGGTACAGCAATATATCCACGCCCATCTCTTAAAAGCTCTAGGTAGGGCAATTCATACATGACCAAAGGTGTGCCGTATCTTTTGCTTTCTGCCACACTCATGGGGAATCCCTCGAACTTAGAGGTCATCAACATGACTGAAGCTTGTCGATAGTATCTCTCTACATCAGTGTGAAATCCTAAGAAGTCAACATTGCCCAATAGGCCACGTTCCTCGAACATTTTGCGCAGGCGTGCTTCAATTTCTGGATTGTCAGCCTTTCCTACTATCTGTAACCTGGCTTCCGGCAATACCTGAACAACATTTTCCAAAATTGCAGGTAACTCAAGCACTTGTTTCTGCGTCTGATCTATCCTTTGCAAGCATAGGATAGTATAAG
This genomic interval from Selenomonas sp. AB3002 contains the following:
- a CDS encoding NAD-dependent epimerase/dehydratase family protein, which gives rise to MELYNNKQWIADIDEVLQTLPELVELAGSRVLVTGSTGLICSALIELLARWNDTHETKIAIIATGRMEAGVRARFAPLLDRSWFDVVVFDAVSGELKGDITCDYIIHGAGNASPNKIVSEPVETMLGNFMGTYSLLEYARANHIKRLLYISSSEVYGRSESNEPFKTTDYGYVDLLQPRSSYAVGKRAAETLCVSYGAEWGVDSVIVRPGHIYGPTARESDNRVSSAWAYAAARGENIVMKSDGSQIRSYCYVLDCVTAILKVLLRGKALQAYNISNIESVITIRQMAEILAKAGGCEVRTELPSEKEKRGFNPMLNSSLDASALIALGWSGCFDAYRGFDHTVKIIRETSLKKL
- a CDS encoding CDP-glycerol glycerophosphotransferase family protein produces the protein MTVEILPDRFYVYGAGHYARIFMSWLQMNKMENRVKGIVVTDKAEGETVFCGCRVYGLQDIKTYLNREMVYIAVSQDISHGIINELDMLGAENIQLTDLDFEDMEADLFAFFSEEGKLYNQIVVWNFWGMGYYDQCKYIIEEVHKRDKDIKVYWVLKEENTALPEWIEPIIIGSYEYYMVMSRSRLLVTNVNSPSSCKFKQKNQYYIYTWHGMGPSKRLEWDSPLHRAKAGNDKEVVKRRWSGADVMIAGSNFCHEVYRNSFLYDGVIEDWGYPRNDIFFKGVSFEDAIKDRYNIGKEKKIILYAPTFRNELMESRDTDRLQEIYDIDLSLIREAAEKRFASEFVVMYRFHNYVYRYVDISSYQQNGIDVTYYPDMQELLSAIDILVTDYSSSMWDFSLKRKPVFLYYHDAEEYEEKYQGFYVFPDNYPYPKGHTTEELCNEILAFDGDVYQKRLDEWFGKYGTYDDGHASERVAGRILDVMKNPAKYGKG
- a CDS encoding glycosyltransferase — encoded protein: MPKISILMPVYNTSRFLRQCLDSVLSQTLSDIEIICINDGSTDMSLEILREYEVRFANMHIIDKKNTGYGNSLNRGISLATGDYIGIVESDDYVDAGMFEHLYSLASQHGCDVVKSNYFENLNDTDVYINNLHGCKMRRPLSLLDNSELLYCSPSIWSGIYRRDFLIKNGILFNETSGASYQDTAFYFKCIMMAKSICLTPEAFLHYRVDNADSSVNSNNKIFCVCDEFDNLNAYLKDRDFPVSILAKLCEVKHSIYCWNLRRISSDYKDEFYQRFIKDFSSVDDSVLADFSSWKNAEALMEVIKAKHFSKQFSVDTFIKHRSNIFIADKIIDYLAHRGFCIYGAGLVAQKAMRMLKKEGLVPDKVVVTHTERHESIYGVEIVAISDAGIQKDETMLVAVSDRYKYEIADMLINEGFKDVILMDEDVIACMNM
- a CDS encoding glycosyltransferase family 2 protein, coding for MDIITVIIPVYNMSKYLDKCLESLMNQTYKDYKIIMIDDGSTDNSMEKCMKWKRRDERITVVSQKNMGQGAARNLGVRMAASEYITFLDADDWWHPKYIELMLKGTEYGKHDIILCDMVFAYADNSMISQKISRIRLPAGIVDIANERNVLGRIRTFMCGKVYRRSLLTSYGVEQPDYPYEDLATIPYVVSKAKSIYYVPQGLYYYLRNRTDSTINNFKALSFFPDALMALYKRFELDRTLDKNYNHLRHLFWGQLAFIFHKIDGSFSFENEGKAIKNRTVEVVCGCFPELKKIMNAKFIVPSHNHYLLGALKKLALADEAIIADETINSADYIIRFRGEDSSNSKYEGREVCIDSPTDFADDEEKIMWDLADDIFYNVALMEFLP
- a CDS encoding glycosyltransferase family 2 protein, which produces MNICISIIIPMYNVEMYIEECLGSIINQTLYDIEILCIDDGSFDKTISIVEEVIKKDYRIKLLKHSHEGVSFARNAGIEIACGKYIMFVDGDDILCDSSVLETLYVNAEVNKVSICGGNIIQFEKEWVKGVKYPFNKVPIFIRNEEKSFDTYGNPYGFTRFIYNRLFLLRNNVRFPYYDNWEDPVFLAIALSNAERFYVIKQYVYCYRKGIHKKDYRVKDIVDYLSASVDLMRIGYENNNDALQENTLDVLHMNELKLLQIYKYNPSILQEKLDRMQKWVLCSVSDSEKSVFLKEGYYRRKMEDFNSCEKKFIDKCVKRKIVIYGAGDYGNRLFGLLKKYEIKVDGFSVTCMEKNVEYSYDVPVKSIDIWLRDSDIHEKSFVISIYDDIQREKIKSRLMSENLNVIDMNVDLLEKLEV
- a CDS encoding class I SAM-dependent methyltransferase, with translation MDEVFYGNLIHKMRQNGVAIYGAGDRGELLFDILSENGYVVKCVVDRVVGKKFKGLMTIGLGSLEKGNDYVCIISPNLSKQELDAIRNEVSEVFKNVLYMNEIEWMYHFHPEFTDDMDYKAAKPFNFYESPYANKMECELSKKWRGNSIKNVAMNIEGQLAFMKVIGAFAKEFYKHYSDKFFRYRHNDMFEYGDAIVYHSMIRHYNPKRIIEIGSGYSTAVALDTIEFWDCSADMTCIEPYPNRLYSIMKKGDEQKLKIVDDFVQNIDLSVFDELEKDDVLFIDSSHVLRSGGDVVMEFLQILPRLKKGVIIHVHDIFYPFEYPSAWIKSGRPYTEAFLLHALLMDNPNYELLFWEDYIGKYHKDEYEKERGGVSDVGSSFWMRKN
- a CDS encoding IspD/TarI family cytidylyltransferase, with protein sequence MANIALLIAGGSGSRMKQDIPKQFLTVNERPVIVYTLEAFEKHPEIDEIAVVCVESWENVLWAYAKQFNINKLKYVMKGGKNGQDSIRNGVFELEKHHAADDIVLIHDAIRPMVSAEIISDNIRVCREYGNAITVIPCAEAMLRTEDGIESSALYPRDNLKRTQTPQAFRLGEICDLHRRALEAGITNSVASCTLKVEMGEKVYFSRGSEKNIKLTTVEDIDIFKALLMAKRSDWLKG